In a single window of the Zea mays cultivar B73 chromosome 5, Zm-B73-REFERENCE-NAM-5.0, whole genome shotgun sequence genome:
- the LOC100382391 gene encoding uncharacterized protein LOC100382391: MKYASFLMVINIYARFMEYKLLVRWIGRELAHMSTCLVKCRGLASGDGVRWSVRRPRRRWRWWHGRRRRGRWWRWRGRLGCGRLRCGRGRGRGWRGRGRLGRGRFRRGWLGRRRLGRRWRGRGRRRREPAADHTDDAPLVAADDAERQVGALLSHTPERAAEHLRETAQQALDDAIQLLRGRRRRHRQKRHRVAVTAVSGNSSTRHGGGSGRDVDDADQHDKEKHEEGAAAGASTAGHRRGHGRVSELD; the protein is encoded by the coding sequence ATGAAATATGCTTCTTTTTTAATGGTTATAAACATATATGCTCGGTTTATGGAGTATAAATTATTGGTACGATGGATCGGTCGAGAGCTAGCACATATGTCGACATGTTTAGTCAAATGTCGCGGTCTTGCGTCCGGTGACGGCGTACGGTGGAGTGTACGGCGGCCCCGGCGGCGCTGGCGTTGGTGGCATGGGCGTCGGCGGCGCGGGCGTTGGTGGCGCTGGCGTGGGAGGCTTGGGTGTGGGCGGCTTAGGTgtgggcgcgggcgtgggcgtgggtggcgcgggcgtgggcggCTTGGGCGTGGGAGGTTTCGGCGTGGGTGGCTTGGGCGAAGGCGGCTTGGGCGCCGGTGGCGAGGGCGTGGGCGGCGACGGCGCGAGCCCGCAGCGGATCATACAGACGACGCTCCTCTGGTCGCAGCCGATGATGCAGAGCGGCAGGTCGGCGCCCTGCTTTCCCATACACCCGAACGAGCAGCTGAACACCTGCGTGAAACAGCCCAGCAGGCACTGGATGATGCCATTCAGCTGCTCCGTGGACGCCGACGCCGGCATCGTCAGAAGCGCCACCGCGTTGCTGTCACCGCTGTTAGTGGCAACAGTAGCACTCGCCACGGTGGTGGCAGCGGACGCGACGTCGACGATGCCGACCAGCACGACAAAGAGAAGCACGAGGAAGGAGCCGCCGCTGGCGCGAGTACTGCCGGTCATCGTCGCGGCCATGGTCGTGTGAGCGAGCTTGACTGA
- the LOC100192468 gene encoding Cytochrome b-c1 complex subunit Rieske, mitochondrial-like: MLRVAGRRLSSALAWRPAAAASGSRGPLAGTLPGRDDDDTRDCRARFAIESPFFAAARGFSAETLAPRNQDVGLSELPATVAAVKNPSGKIVYDEYNHERYPPGDPSKRAFAYFVLSGGRFIYASLLRLLVLKFVLSMSASKDVLALASLEVDLSSIEPGTTVTVKWRGKPVFIRRRTEDDIKLANSVDVASLRHPEQDAERVKNPEWLVVIGVCTHLGCIPLPNAGDFGGWFCPCHGSHYDISGRIRKGPAPFNLEVPTYSFLEENKLLIG; the protein is encoded by the exons ATGCTGAGGGTCGCGGGCAGGCGCCTCTCGTCCGCTCTCGCCTGgcgccccgccgccgccgcctcaggCTCCCGGGGCCCTCTCGCCGGTACACTACCCGGCCGCGACGACGACGACACACGCGACTGCAGGGCGCGTTTCGCCATCGAATCTCCCTTCTTCGCCGCTGCCAGAG GGTTTTCAGCAGAGACTCTTGCTCCAAGAAACCAGGATGTGGGCTTATCTGAGCTCCCAGCAACTGTGGCAGCTGTGAAGAATCCAAGTGGAAAAATCGTGTATGATGAGTATAACCATGAGCGCTACCCACCTGGAGACCCCAGCAAGCGTGCATTTGCCTACTTTGTGCTGAGTGGTGGGAGGTTCATTTACGCATCTTTGCTGCGACTTCTCGTCTTAAAATTTGTCCTAAGCATGTCAGCAAGTAAGGATGTTCTCGCGCTTGCCTCACTTGAGGTTGACCTCTCAAGCATTGAGCCTGGAACCACGGTGACGGTGAAGTGGCGTGGCAAGCCGGTCTTCATAAGGCGGAGGACAGAGGATGATATCAAGTTGGCCAACAGTGTTGACGTCGCATCCCTCCGCCACCCAGAGCAAGATGCAGAGCGCGTCAAGAACCCCGAATGGCTGGTCGTCATTGGGGTCTGCACTCACCTGGGCTGCATCCCGCTCCCTAATGCAGGAGACTTTGGTGGCTGGTTCTGCCCGTGCCACGGCTCGCACTACGACATTTCTGGTAGGATCCGCAAGGGCCCGGCACCCTTCAACCTGGAAGTGCCGACATACAGCTTCTTGGAAGAGAACAAGCTTCTCATCGGCTGA